The genomic region caataaacacaagttgagttttattcagaaaattagagtttatctcttttatcttagtgagagtgattctcctaaattcttgagtgattcaagaacaccttggttgtatcaaaggactttcacaacctttgtgtgttgccctcactggaaagagtgattctttccttcctttcatcatcacccttgttctttcaaaccacaattccagaaaatccacctctgctcaaaattatctcgtggccataactcccatttacgcactcaaattaagtgattcttgagcctaaattgaatttcaaaacgagacctttcacctcgttttggaatcacctcatttggagccctgtagcttcagttatttccatttctatatttctgtccagccaccacttaacctacgttttaccatcccattcatccattttatgccaagaaccaccttattaagacccacgaaattagccaccttatttttcatcctttccttaatcaatttccgcattttccatcaaggtttaatcctagacgatcctaagtcagcccttgtgccatgtggGTTCATATCACTACCACCACCCACACAACTCGTCGTCAGCCACCGAGGACCGCCTTAAGGCGGCCTTGGCCAAACTTGAGGCCGTTACGCGCCGCCTCGACGCCCAACTGGATGCCCTTCTCCTCCGACTACCTCGACGACCCGGACCTCTGCCACGGATTCCGCTCCCACCTCCGCCATTGCCGACACCACCGCCGTTAACTCCACCGACCCCTCCGTCgttgccaccaccacctccagtCAAGCACCTGACCCCCGGAGAGTTAAGCTCGCGCCGGGAGCGCGGATTATGTTTAACTTGCGACGTGAAGTACCACATAGGGCATCATTGCACCTCTAGGTTTCTTCTCCTTATCGCGGAGGCAGATGAGCCCTCTTGGGTTAACATAGAGCCAGACGACCTGAATCCGGCTCCTGACCCGCCCAACAGCCCGGTTCAATATCAGGCCCAAATTAATCTGAACTCACTTTCGGGCCAATATTTGAAGTGCACAAGCCTTTGTAAAGTTGTCCCTATGTCTGCTTACTCCAATGCCTCACGAGGTCATGCTTCCAAGGATGATGGTGTCAATTCTAGGCTCAACGTGATACGTATTATCAACGAGCCTTTCGCGGCGGCCATTGCTTATGGCCTCGAGGAGAAGGCCATTAGCTCAGGTGCGAAGAGTGCTCTCATTTTTTATCTTGGTGGAGGGTCTTTTGATGTCTCTCTTCTCACCATTGAGGAGGGTAATTTTAAAGTGAAAGCCACTGCTACTAATACTCACTTGGGAGGTGATGAATTCGACAACAGTGTAGTGACCCAAATTGTTCAAAAATTCAATGGGAAGCACAAGCTGACTATTAATGGAAATGTCAGAGCATCGAACGACAAGTCCGGTATGTTGACTCAGTATGGAGCTGCCAACATTGCTAGGGTGGTGTTCGACAAAATGCCTAATAGAGACAAGTCATCAGGGCCTGCCATGATATCAGTCATGGTGATCAACCTTCCCAAGGTGGCCACGCAAACAGGGCTCCATTCTTATGCTATAGTTGCCAACTTGCTCATTAACAAAGAAATGCTTGGTAGCCTGAATCCAACCTTTGTTATTCCCGTTTGTGTCTTATCTGCATATAACAGCATAGGCAGCTTTGACATGTGGAAAAGGAGCCCGTCTTCACTCGCTCATCCCGTCACCCATTTTAATTTGGGATCCCAgttcaaattttggagccatggTTGTAGCCccaacaccttgaggacaaggtgtttttgATGGGACAGGGAGTGTTAGGGAAGTGATAAGGAGCAGCAAGAGACATACTCAAGGAGAAAGAACCAAAGGTGCAAGCAGGGGTGCAAATAGTGAAGCCCAAGAGAAAGGTCACAAACCAGCATACCTCAAGGAAATTGGCTATGTGCGATTAGTGTAATCTTGCTGAGAATAAGCTGTCTCTCATCAGGGAACCAAGATAACAAATTTGTTATTTGTAATATTCCTACATAGCAAAAGGACAAATTCAGTTATTAGGAAAGTATTATAAATAGCAGTGTAAAATAAAGCAAGAGGCATGAAAGAGAAATGCAGAATTTCCTCCCTCTAGTTTCTTTCTCTTCCCTTCCCTCTTACCTCTAGAGGCACTGGTAACCTCGAAATCAGCTTGAGTCTTTTTAGCTCGTAACATCGACCTCGACGAATACGACGAGTTGATGTTACATAAGACCAATGGCCACACTGCGAAAATCTTGTCAAATCTTGTCACTTGCACCTACGTGCTCAACAACTACAAGGTGAACGTTATTGGGTTGTGTTTTTTTATGGTTTAGATTGTGTATTTTGTATTGAGTTAATTTGAAtactttgtatttaaatttcaatagtatttttatttatttattagaatagATTGCACAGTattcattcttctttttttattttaattttcttgttttatatatatatttgtatttaaagTATAGATAAGGATATATTGAAGAAACACATCTTATTATGTTGATGAAACGTAAATAATAGTACTCATTCCATATTCTCCGACTGCGAAGCTACCATGTGTAGCTTAACATGAAAAGACATGTGTTTGAATAGTAGGAAACCTAATGTTGATTGATTTGCAACGTAATCAATCGTATTAATTGGTCAAACTTTGAATCTTCGAATGCATATGTGTTTGTAAAATGCGAAACACACACCAATTATGGCAATATCTGCTTCCTGAACTTTGAATGGTCAGTAGGAAAATTTAACCTCTTATTCAAATATTGTGCAAATTGGTATTAACACACTAGTTTCCCATAATAGAATTCGTACACTTATAGAATATTTTTGtatctctttaatttatttttgacctcctattttttaaaatttgtaattttagacccctgttttttaattgaaatattatgtccttcatttttaaaaatttcataattttagtttccatattttttaattgacacatttggtttttctctttttaaaaatttatgattttagtctCCTTAATCAGTTTCAAATTTATTGAATgtgtactttttttaataaattaagtttgttagcaattaaataattttaaaaaaatatttgtcatgTGTATAATAAATAGTTGTcaatcaatatttatataagATATAAATCAACGTTTGAAATTGATcataagaactaaaattataaattttttaagagtGTGAGACGAAATGTCTCAATTGAATAATGAGAGACTAAAAtcgtgaattttttaaaaatgagataaaatatttcaattaaaaagtagaagattaaaaaaataaatatttgaaaaaataaggatatgaaaattatattttaacctttatttttttattatatatcacaTTACTTGTcacatttttcatatatttttttattcctattttttccattttatacacataaaaataatgtgTACCGTGTCATTTTCTAGCATTTAATTCTGAATTGCAATCTTCAGTTTCTCATCCAAGGAGTGTTGAAAAGTCATATATGTGCATGAAATCAGTTTATATATGACATAACTAATTTGTCAGTTGATAAATGTTTATTAGTTGGAGTGGTTTATTATATTGGACCCATTTTGATTCAGttgataaatgttaattatCTTGTGTGGTTTGCCAATACAACATTACTCACAAACATGatctttatatttatcttttcaaaGATGCTACACTTCTTTAATACTTCGACTTTTTTTTTCAGCAGTCTAAGCTATCATATATTTTAGAATATGGGAAATtggttaattataatatttttactaacATGGCTAACGACTACGACATGATAACTACGTGACATAAGGAATTAATTCCACCGTATTAGTTTCAAAAAGATGAAAGTAGTGATGAAAATGAGTAAGTTTCGGCTCAACTTCATTTTACtcgataaaaaatagttttaaactcAAGTTGAGTTTAATatgtatgaatttttatttttaactcgaatttcactttttttaaactCGCAAACAGGTTTAACGTGTTAGTTTGACtcgatttaaaattataattattttatatatttttatttatttatcttatgcATAAATAAAGTTAAGACTAAAGTATGTTTTGatccctaataattttttttgtagcaTTGAACTCTGatatatcaaaaaaaaaaaaattgaatcattgTCGTCAGTTACATAATGTTATATCATCACTTAATTGATAATGAGAACtcaaaaaacaattttcatatCTTAGAGATTCAATATAACGGAAAAATTTATCGGAGATTTAAAACACAAATCGATCATCAATgactgaaaatatatttaagcctaaaattaataaaataataataatgtaaaatatattactatatatatatgtgtgtgtatatgttcaatttataatttttgtacatgcttttatttattcatttcatacagaaaatgttaaattaactaaaaaaattataggaattcaataatataaaatatttaatatatatcaaaCTGGTTCATGAACTAATTGAatcaaaatgttaaattaactaaaaaattataggaattcaataatataaaatatttaatatatatcaaaCTGGTTCATGAACTAATTGAATCAAATTATGTGTAGCTCAAGTTTAATTTATTGGTTTCATGAACCAAGTTCAACAAGTCAATTGTCAAATTTTAAACTATGTTTGAGTATTGGTTCAACTCATTATCAGCCATGGGATGATCAAATCCACTAATTTTAGAAAATGTAAGAATTACTAAGATTAAGTTTGACTAAATCTTTAATTagtgttaaaattaaaacacattttatcctattattattattattatttaactattatacTAATTTActaacatttataataattttaaaaaataagagtgtGAAAGTAAAGGAGATAACAATTAGAAGGGTGAGatagcaaaaaaagaagaagaagaaaagaagaaaaacacttaaactatagaaaaaataaacacgAGAAAATAtcggagagaaaaaaaaatagtggagggtagataatataaaaaaggagACCAAAAGAAGTATTAGTACCAGAAGCCTTCTTCAATGACATACTTTTGAACCTCTGAGATTCATTTCCAGATCCTTCTACCATTTTTCCATGTCCCAGTATATAGCACCTTGTGCACCTCTACCCCAATTTCCCAAGATTTTTGGTCATTTGATTGTTCGTTTGAAGAGCCAAACATTGTTTCATTGGCAGTTTGGCCAAATAAGAAGAGAGTAACAACAACAAATGCTTGCTCTTAATTTCAACTGCGCAAAATTACTCACTCTCTCTCGTTTTTTTACTATTTCACATAAGTTGCATGGGTGaaaaaaacagaattttaatcCGCCTTTTACATTGGTcaaatatcttatttaataaaaatgcaatgatatatttaaatcaGTTTTTCTTTATCGGTTGTATGGAACCGattttaaaaagttacttttaagattgattgaaaatcatgataaaattttttactttctaaATTACCTGATTTAAAAACATTGGTTTTATTTACAAAAGACCAATTTTTAACTATTGTAAAAAGTGTTTTACTGTAGTAATATATAGTATGGGTTGCctactattttaatttgatgttttacACTTTGTTATgcattaatattttgttaaaaataaaaattgttgttGTACACCTTTTCGTTTGTCTGCATCAATTTCACTtaacccttttttttgttaagtttacaggtgtattattttaattcatcaaTTTCTTCTATTTACATTAAGGTTCAATTTTGTCTTGTAATGATTATATTTGTAGTTTTTATGTGTGCACATTTtacatttgttttcttcttctctctctttttacgGTTAAGTTttgatttaaattgatttaaggaattattttattaaaagtaattattattaaagtaaaatgtgtttttagttcctaatttttttatctataggaATTGAGCATGATGATATCAGACGATTTATAATACTCACACACTTTACTTAATCATCTGAACTAGATAGGGTtcttaaagatttatttaatattatagaaTTGACCTAGTGATATAAGACTTTAATGCATTCACATGTTAGAGAATGATCTATTTAATAAGAGAATTCGTGTGTTCGATTCTTGTGTGTTGATTCTTGTATGTGTAAAATGCAAAATTCCCTTGGAGGCAATTACATATATGTATCGCGAGTGAGATTAGCCTATAACATTGTGGGTTGAAGAACATTCATGATTTATAGTCCaagatcattttttttcaacactaaaataataataagtatgtAAAGAAACATTATTATTAGAGGGCAAATCCACTTATTTCAAGAGTaactcttttaaaattattcctcatcagtcatcatcatcattattttttaaagatttaatggttgtattattattattattattattattattattattattattattattattattattattattataaaatatatttttaatctctctaGATTTGGTTAAGATTGATCTTAAttgttgtatttttaaaaatcatgattttcatTCGTACAAATTTGGTCTAATTAATCCTAGTtcctatatttttcaaaatcatgattttagtacctataaatttgataaaacctttccttagtccctatattttttaaaatcttaatttttgaCCATTAGTCCCAATtccaactttatttttaaagaaaatattaaatatgaagaCTTAAACTATTGGAAAAACTTTAAAGGTGAAAATTAAACTATGTAAATTTTGGAGGATAAAAggttttaatgtaattttagtctttttattttttaaaattcacaattttagttcctttattttaaaatagagatatttaattctcatatttttcaaaattcataattttaatcgtcctatcttaaaataaagacatttaGTCCCTCAATTTTGTAAACTCCATGATTTTTGTCCTTCATCaaaattcaatacaatgatCGATAAAATATTAACTTGATATGATCtaaatttaatgatataatacaagattatttatttaatccatatatatatatatatatatatatatatatatattcaatgttaatattttaaccATCAACACTTTAGTTTGACTGGAGAACCAAAATAgtagattttataaaattaagagattAAAGGTCTCTCTTTAAAATTAGGGAACAAAAActgcttaatttaaaaaatatgaagactacatatctctatttttaaattgagaacaaaaattaaaattttaaaaaatatgaagattaaaattgcaattaagctaaaataaatcaagaacatatttaagccttacTAATTTAATCAAACGagaattttagttttataattatgttaattgatatttacatattttaatcaaagttaagtaaaataaaatatttatatatcattatgaaaataatttattaattaattttttatagtttttctaattttaaattttcaaacaccttatctttatattttgaatttttttatattgtataatcattaaaattgttttttttaaatactcttTCCTACTTTATGTATATTCATAAATACTTTTGAAATGCATTAATTTCTTACtagtttatataaattaatttcttaatagttttttttttctgaatgtcTTAATAGTTGATCGAGTATGGTAAATTGTTATACTGGAATTTCTTATCCAGAGGACGAAACATGGAAACTAGTTACCATCTTTGCAAGGATTTCATACGTCATAGCAGCTTCTATAcgtaacacttgttgaagaaaaaaataaagaggtgTCAATTTTGGACAATAAaatctttcatcttcattttcttgtttctGTATTGCATGGATACAAAACTAGGCAGTTCAATACATCCAATCTTACGAGGAATTTTCCTCGccatatttgaagaaaatagaaagtaaaaggaaaaaatggaaCATTTAGAAgtggaaaatgaaaaagaaaagcggtaaaaaaaacatgatggaGATCTGCCTTCCCTCTGAGTATGATAATCTCAAGACTTCCtctttggttaaaaaaaaaagggggaaaattgATCTCCCTTTGTTTATATTATATGGTCACTTTCATCACTTTCTCTggttaacaaatttaaatatctttGGAAGAGTTATTTTTCCATATTTAGCAAGTTGCTTCCATGCCATGGTTAGTGTGCCTCCACTTTTTATCCGAGTGATATTTAATTCTTGGGATATAGTGTTATGGGCAATCCATTCTGTGGAATGGCAAAAGGGCCATATTGAATCCCATTTTTTGCACCTATCAAAGACCACCTGCATAAAATAATAGCAATTACAATTAGAATCATTCAAAACATTCTAATTTTGAATTATGCCTCCCATGAGACTGAAAGAGGTTGCAATTACAGTGTCTTTGGTAATAATCCATTTTGCCAACCTGTATTTTGTGGTTAGGTGATGTAAAAACACCAAAATCTCCAAGTTGGCTAATTCATTGCCAGGACATGCACGTGTCCCATTGCCAAATGGCATAAAAGTATTGGGTTTTGGAGCAACCTACTAGCATAATAATTTAACAGAATCTGTTAGAAGTCTGAGCTTAGAAACACGTAGGAATGATATGAATAgctaagtaaataaaaaattaaaaaaaaaaaagtaaggatTGCATATGTTCTGCACAATAAATACCTCAAATCTTGAAGGATCAAACTTCTCTGGCTCTTTGAAGTTGTCTGGACTGTGGTGGATGTTTCTAAAAAGGGGTAATACTTTCCATCTTTTTGGTATGAGATAccctgaagaagaaaaaaagtagtCCCCAAcacaacacaaattaaaatcacaaaaaaaaataagaggaaTTCTTTgacatattattaataatgaaaagGGGTATCTATTCAGATTTGGTTATTGACCTTGAAATTCAACATCCTCTACAGCTTCTCTGAAAgtaaaagacaaaattgatGCTATTCTTAGAGTCTCTTGTATCACCCTGGATGTCACTGGCATATTTTTTGTGTCTGACCAATTCAGACCCATTTTTTCTCCACTTTCTTCCTTGCCTCTTAATAAGGACTCTTGCTCTTCCTGCAAAGTCACAAGGAACAACTTTTTAAGGTACCAAACCAAGCCACATGCCAGATTTTATAACTTAGTTTCATTTATTTGTCATAAAAGTTTTAAACTAAACTCTAAAGTAAAACTCTTATAACAACAAAAGGAAGTTTTTTACCCTATCATTAAGTGTCTGTTGCAGTGACAGACAAGAACACAAACAATGGTTTGGATACTGAGTAGGGAGGAATGCAAGTTTGGCACAATATGTTAAAACAATAGTATTGCATAGATAGGATATATTGATTGGGAATATACCAGATTgctcattattcttttttttttaaccatggTATTAGTACGAAGTTGTCTCGCCGAAAGCAAGAAGTGACTAATCTTCCTCCGGGGGTTTTAAGCGCACACAAGGTGAATATTTTCTTTCCAACATGATTTATTCCATACCCAAAGGGCCAACCCGGATTCTCTTGTTAGCAATAGTAGGGGAGGCTCATTTCTtactataatttaaattaaataagcaCTAAATAGGAAAATTAATTGAAGATAATGCAAGGCAAAAAAAGTCATGAGGCATATAATGCTTACAGTTACAGCTTCTAGGACACTCGGATTTTCACCAAGGTACttaacaatccaagtaagtacaGTGGCAGTGGTGTCACGAGCAGCGAAAATAGCACCAATGATGTTATCTGCTATTTGCTCATCAGTGAGTCCTGCTTTTTCACTCATGAACGAGCCCAACAAGTCGTTGTTGTGATCTTGCTTCATGTTCCTCCTTGTTGAGATGATTTGAGCCAAGATCTGTGCAAGCTCTTTCCTTGCCTTCATGGCCTTGTGGAACAGTGTTCCTGGAAGGTTTATTGGCATTGAATTGTACCCTCTCTCGAGGGTGCAGTAGCATCTCTTCAGAGCTTCTCCATAGAGGTTTTCATCCTTTCCAAAAATTGAAAGCAGGGCCACATTGAAGGTAAACTGCATAAGATAGCAAcaaacaaagagaagaagtttaataaaaaaacccaTTATTTCATTTTGGTAAATAAATGACAGAAATTAATCAACAAGggcttctttatttttcatttttttttagttgatgaaGAGAGAAACAGGGGATTTTGCTATGTTTTGTGGTCTTGTTTGAGGGCTTACGGTTTTCATTTCAAGGAAAGTTGTGATCATTTTTCCTTCCCATGATTTGAGGCAACTTAGGGCAATGGATTCAATGTTAGAGACTTTGTCTTTGATGGCCTCAGGCATGAAGGTGCGAAGAACAAGCTTTCTAAGGTTAGCATGGTATGCTCCTTGGTGAAAGAAAATTGCTTGCTTTCCCAACATCCTCTCTTTGCTTGCAGGAAATGTTGGTTTGAAGAGTTGAGCTTTGTTCAGCACAAACTTTGCTGCTTCTGGGTCAGAAATCATCACACAAGGATAACCCAAAATGTGTGACTTAAACATGGAGCCATACCTattgaaaaaacacaaaaaaaaagagggtaCAAATTAACCCCAAGTACCAAATAGTGCATAATAGTATGTTAAGACAAGTGGCCATTTTCATGAACAAGTTTGatgaaaatgacaaaagaattgTTTTGAACCTCTTGATTTTTGTGGCAAAAAAAACATTTGGGTCTTGAGAATACATTTGGAAGGTTTCTCCTATGTAAGGCAAACCCATGGTCCCAGGAGGAAGTGGCAATTGTCTCCCTttggaagagaagaagaaaggtttGATGAGTGATTTGAACAGAAGAATGGATAGGAAAGAAGCAAACAAGCACAACATAATAGTGCTGAGTTCCATGTCTAATTATAATAATGGTTTAGTGTGAGTACGTTCTTCAGGCTTGTATAGTTGTAATTGTAGGTGAAtggtgaaagaagaagaaattaagataaGTTATAAGGAGGTATGTGTtgtgtgagaaaaaaaaatgttgaacatttgAGGTATTTATAGGCTCTTGAGAGTGAAAAGATGTGAAGCAAGAAAGGAGGGAAGAGAGGGAGGTTTTCAATTGCAGCTCAAATATTTCCACACACAGAATCTCTCTCTCCCACTAGCTCTTTTATGTTTATGATGTTTTTTGGACTAATTGTGTTGTACTTGTACTTGTATTGTAGTATCCctcaagagggagagagaaaggaagaaaaaaagtcaGCACGTGTCCCAAGAGTGTATGTTTATACGGACAGATACAtatgaagaaattgaatttGGTCACTCGTACAATGGGATATGATTGGGAAGGGCATCCCCGAATCTGATAGTAGGGAAGAAGAACAGTTGCACtggaaaaaaaatgagtatatatataatatttcttcaaagaatttaaaacagttatatatttaagattcaaaatttgatattttttattaaaataaaataacttcgTATCAATTGATTATGATTAtatgatcaatttttttatttataattttatttcaaataattaattacactACTTCTCCGTGTTATGATTCTTTCTTGCCAGTAAACTTTCTGCGGGACTAGAACCAACACATTTCACGTCGTAAAATCAGCAAGATACAGTTTGAGATATTGTTAATTAAcctgaattttatttaataaattttgtttttggtgtaAAGCTaacatgtataatttttttctaaggaGACAGAGACTACCCAAGTTAGTAAATTTAttgttaacaaatttttttttttcaacacgttattaaaagttgaatttctatcaacataattaaaagaattatttgtTTACTATGTCACaatttattagtaattaataaatattgttaCGAACAAGTTTGTATATTAGAATTTTCTTGAAATGGGA from Glycine soja cultivar W05 chromosome 16, ASM419377v2, whole genome shotgun sequence harbors:
- the LOC114390295 gene encoding abscisic acid 8'-hydroxylase CYP707A2-like isoform X2 encodes the protein MELSTIMLCLFASFLSILLFKSLIKPFFFSSKGRQLPLPPGTMGLPYIGETFQMYSQDPNVFFATKIKRYGSMFKSHILGYPCVMISDPEAAKFVLNKAQLFKPTFPASKERMLGKQAIFFHQGAYHANLRKLVLRTFMPEAIKDKVSNIESIALSCLKSWEGKMITTFLEMKTFTFNVALLSIFGKDENLYGEALKRCYCTLERGYNSMPINLPGTLFHKAMKARKELAQILAQIISTRRNMKQDHNNDLLGSFMSEKAGLTDEQIADNIIGAIFAARDTTATVLTWIVKYLGENPSVLEAVTEEQESLLRGKEESGEKMGLNWSDTKNMPVTSRVIQETLRIASILSFTFREAVEDVEFQGYLIPKRWKVLPLFRNIHHSPDNFKEPEKFDPSRFE
- the LOC114390295 gene encoding abscisic acid 8'-hydroxylase CYP707A2-like isoform X1 codes for the protein MELSTIMLCLFASFLSILLFKSLIKPFFFSSKGRQLPLPPGTMGLPYIGETFQMYSQDPNVFFATKIKRYGSMFKSHILGYPCVMISDPEAAKFVLNKAQLFKPTFPASKERMLGKQAIFFHQGAYHANLRKLVLRTFMPEAIKDKVSNIESIALSCLKSWEGKMITTFLEMKTFTFNVALLSIFGKDENLYGEALKRCYCTLERGYNSMPINLPGTLFHKAMKARKELAQILAQIISTRRNMKQDHNNDLLGSFMSEKAGLTDEQIADNIIGAIFAARDTTATVLTWIVKYLGENPSVLEAVTEEQESLLRGKEESGEKMGLNWSDTKNMPVTSRVIQETLRIASILSFTFREAVEDVEFQGYLIPKRWKVLPLFRNIHHSPDNFKEPEKFDPSRFEVAPKPNTFMPFGNGTRACPGNELANLEILVFLHHLTTKYRWSLIGAKNGIQYGPFAIPQNGLPITLYPKN